Proteins found in one Pagrus major chromosome 20, Pma_NU_1.0 genomic segment:
- the LOC141015794 gene encoding uncharacterized protein isoform X1, with protein sequence MSLCSTASPAGTNGGSAMCGQMSKKVSPSNYVSLRAQSRDSKNRQGSGCVTTPSQGPKDRPLSTVCTSNGTPRSHQRRWSADFCKCGASPVITVRKNKKEPQPPQRGVSLSQPNTASHPSSKRYSCPPLGVLSSPSHLSSSSSSSSTSSCSSPPPVQTSVITGPDPLGWKLHPKSNSTSPQARTNRLSLQIPLPVISPQPKSSSAPPSQSDSTPNPEPSPRTKPLPRPKPSRRHSDSSAFLRSRANPLPAVTLEELRGVHLRSVTLLDESDDVFGEEKEVKVTTRPRKIPPPVPEKTAMARQVAQLIAHSHQRCKSNEENIYTSVIKPKPRKSHQTEDHSSLQERKTAGLRVDASCDRERSTPRFPG encoded by the exons ATGAGTTTATGTTCCACTGCTAGCCCAGCTGGTACCAATGGGGGTTCTGCTATGTGTGGCCAGATGAGTAAAAAGGTGTCTCCTTCTAATTATGTGAGTCTCAGAGCTCAGAGCAGAGACAGCAAGAACAGACAAGGATCAGGATGTGTCACCACACCCAGCCAGGGGCCCAAAGATCGCCCTCTCTCGACAGTCTGCACCTCTAATGGGACCCCACGTTCTCATCAGCGACGGTGGTCGGCCGACTTTTGCAAGTGTGGAGCCTCCCCCGTCATTACTGTGAGGAAGAACAAGAAGGAACCACAGCCCCCTCAGCGAGGCGTATCCCTCTCTCAGCCTAACACAGCATCCCATCCTTCATCCAAACGCTACTCCTGCCCCCCCCTCGGGGTCCTCAGCTCACCAAGTCATttatcctcctcttcttcatcttcctccacctcttcttgctcctctcctcctcctgtccagACATCTGTCATCACCGGTCCTGACCCTCTAGGCTGGAAGCTGCATCCCAAGTCGAACTCCACCTCCCCCCAGGCTCGCACTAACAGGCTGTCCCTGCAGATTCCCCTCCCTGTCATCTCTCCTCAACCCAAATCTAGTTCTGCACCTCCCTCTCAGTCAGACAGCACTCCTAATCCAGAGCCCTCCCCCAGAACCAAACCCCTTCCCAGACCCAAACCATCCCGTCGCCACTCAGACTCCTCAGCCTTCCTCAGATCTCGGGCGAACCCTCTGCCTGCTGTGACGCTTGAGGAGCTCCGCGGCGTGCATCTCCGCTCAGTCACTCTTTTAGATGAGTCAGACGATGTCTTCGGCGAAGAAAAGGAGGTGAAGGTGACCACTCGGCCACGTAAAATACCACCGCCTGTTCCAGAAAAAACTGCCATGGCAAGACAAGTAGCACAACTGATTGCTCATTCACACCAACGCTGTAAATCtaatgaagaaaacatttacacCAGCGTTATAAAGCCAAAACCCAGAAAATCACACCAGACTGAGGACCACAGCAGCCTGCAGGAGAGGAAAACTG CAGGGCTGCGTGTGGACGCCAGCTGCGACAGGGAGAGGTCCACTCCACGCTTCCCTGGCTGA
- the LOC141015794 gene encoding uncharacterized protein isoform X2 produces MSLCSTASPAGTNGGSAMCGQMSKKVSPSNYVSLRAQSRDSKNRQGSGCVTTPSQGPKDRPLSTVCTSNGTPRSHQRRWSADFCKCGASPVITVRKNKKEPQPPQRGVSLSQPNTASHPSSKRYSCPPLGVLSSPSHLSSSSSSSSTSSCSSPPPVQTSVITGPDPLGWKLHPKSNSTSPQARTNRLSLQIPLPVISPQPKSSSAPPSQSDSTPNPEPSPRTKPLPRPKPSRRHSDSSAFLRSRANPLPAVTLEELRGVHLRSVTLLDESDDVFGEEKEVKVTTRPRKIPPPVPEKTAMARQVAQLIAHSHQRCKSNEENIYTSVIKPKPRKSHQTEDHSSLQERKTGLRVDASCDRERSTPRFPG; encoded by the exons ATGAGTTTATGTTCCACTGCTAGCCCAGCTGGTACCAATGGGGGTTCTGCTATGTGTGGCCAGATGAGTAAAAAGGTGTCTCCTTCTAATTATGTGAGTCTCAGAGCTCAGAGCAGAGACAGCAAGAACAGACAAGGATCAGGATGTGTCACCACACCCAGCCAGGGGCCCAAAGATCGCCCTCTCTCGACAGTCTGCACCTCTAATGGGACCCCACGTTCTCATCAGCGACGGTGGTCGGCCGACTTTTGCAAGTGTGGAGCCTCCCCCGTCATTACTGTGAGGAAGAACAAGAAGGAACCACAGCCCCCTCAGCGAGGCGTATCCCTCTCTCAGCCTAACACAGCATCCCATCCTTCATCCAAACGCTACTCCTGCCCCCCCCTCGGGGTCCTCAGCTCACCAAGTCATttatcctcctcttcttcatcttcctccacctcttcttgctcctctcctcctcctgtccagACATCTGTCATCACCGGTCCTGACCCTCTAGGCTGGAAGCTGCATCCCAAGTCGAACTCCACCTCCCCCCAGGCTCGCACTAACAGGCTGTCCCTGCAGATTCCCCTCCCTGTCATCTCTCCTCAACCCAAATCTAGTTCTGCACCTCCCTCTCAGTCAGACAGCACTCCTAATCCAGAGCCCTCCCCCAGAACCAAACCCCTTCCCAGACCCAAACCATCCCGTCGCCACTCAGACTCCTCAGCCTTCCTCAGATCTCGGGCGAACCCTCTGCCTGCTGTGACGCTTGAGGAGCTCCGCGGCGTGCATCTCCGCTCAGTCACTCTTTTAGATGAGTCAGACGATGTCTTCGGCGAAGAAAAGGAGGTGAAGGTGACCACTCGGCCACGTAAAATACCACCGCCTGTTCCAGAAAAAACTGCCATGGCAAGACAAGTAGCACAACTGATTGCTCATTCACACCAACGCTGTAAATCtaatgaagaaaacatttacacCAGCGTTATAAAGCCAAAACCCAGAAAATCACACCAGACTGAGGACCACAGCAGCCTGCAGGAGAGGAAAACTG GGCTGCGTGTGGACGCCAGCTGCGACAGGGAGAGGTCCACTCCACGCTTCCCTGGCTGA